A region of the Candidatus Cloacimonadota bacterium genome:
CTCGAATTGGGATACGAGCATGAAACCGTTTACTATCATCAGTGGAATAGCTGTCCCCACTTTGCTAGATCCGCCCAATATGGCGCAGGAAACTCCTACCAATCCCACTTTTAGTTGGAATACTGTTCCAGGTGCAACTGGTTATAACTTCCAGTTGAGTGATAACCCGGAATTTTCTGCAACTACCATAAATATCCTGAATCACCCCTATAATCATTATCATGCCAGCGGGTTATCTCCTTTTAGTACGTACTATTGGCGGGTGTCGGGACAGAGCGAGATCGGAAGCAGCGTTTTTTCTGAAATTTACCAGTTTACTACTGGCACAATTAGTGAAACTCCACATATTCCTCAACTAAGCTATCCCCCAAACTATTCTACTAACCAACCCCGAAACACAGAATTGATGTGGCAAGCGAGCAATTTGGCGGAAGAATATAGAGTCCAGTTGTCTTCCGATCCCTACTTTGTAAACATCATATTCGAAAGGGATAATCTCGTCCAAAACAATGTAATCACTCCTCTTCTATCAGCTTATACAAGCTTCTATTGGCGCGTGTCTGCCAAAAATAGCTATGCATCCAGTAACTTTTCCAGCTCATTTCGCTTTACCACTGGAGATTGGTCTGCCGATGAAGATGAGCTTAACCAAGTGCCAATCACTTCCTTACAACAAAACATTCCCAACCCTTTCAATCCCACTACAACAATAAGTTTTAGCGTAGAAAATCCTACTCAGCTTGCATCCTTGAAAATCTATAATAGCAAGGGACAGTTAGTCCGCAATTTATATCAAGGCATTCCGGGCATCAATAAGCTCAGCGTATACTGGGATGGCAAAGATAATGCCGGCAACGATCTCAGCAGCGGGATTTATCTATATAGACTTGAAAGTTCTTCCAATGTATTGACGCGCAAAATGTTGCTCAGCAAATAAGCTACTGGGTTCGCTTAATTAGCAGTCTCGAATCGGGACTGCTAATTTTTTTCTTGCCTCCTTGCTGTTCTCGATTATTATTATGGTAGAACATTATAATTATGGAGGTTACCATGAAACTCGTACCTTATCGTAAAATGAATGAAGTAAGACCCATGAGCAATATGCTCAGCCTTTTTGATGATTTCTTCAACCGCGTGTTTGAAGAAGAGGGTTCCGATGAAAACTTCCGGGCTATGGCAATGGATATTACCGAACACGATAAAGAATTTAGCATTCAGGCAAACTTGCCCGGATTCAAGAAAGATAACGTCAAAATTTCAGTCCACGACAACCAATTGCTCATTGAAGCCATGTGCGAGGACAATAAAGAAGAACAGAAAGGCACCGTATATCGTTGTGAGCGCTATAGCGGCAGTTACAGACGCAACCTGATGTTGCCCGAAAACGCCAATATATCTGCCATCAACGCCAAGATGGAGGATGGTGTATTAACGCTTACAATTCCCAAGAAAGAACCTACACCCAAACAGGAAATCGTAATCAAATAATACAATAAGGCGACTTAACAATCTATCCCACGCTCTCTCGGCGTGGGATTTTTTACTTTTTAAAGCAATCAGGCTTATAGATACCGTTTCACATTCATATTTAGCTGATTTTATGCACCAGATATCGGTTAGGTGGGCTTTTTCTGATCGTAGCTATGCCCGCACCTACAACCGTTGTAGTATAGGGCTACCCTCCATGCCCCGATTACTCAGCGGTCTTTTATAGATGTTGTTTGGAAAATTCTATTAATCTAAAACATTTGAATAGACGGGGAAAGATTAGCACTGCTTGCAGAAAGAATGGTGGGTGATACTGGATTCGAACCAGTGACCTCTACGATGTGAACGTAGCGCTCTAACCAGCTGAGCTAATCACCCATTAAGTATTGGTGGTGGGAGATACTGGATTCGAACCAGTGACCTCTACGATGTCAACGTAGCGCTCTAACCAACTGAGCTAATCACCCACTTCAAGTGCGATTCTTTTAATAATTAGTTTTTTGTCAATTGTATTGTTTGCTTAAACGCAAAAACCCGACGAAAACTATCGTCGGGTATGGTGTAAATTGGAGCTTGGGTTTTATTTTACCAAAAGTACTTTTGTACTAGCGCTTGCATTGGCAGAGCTAACTTTTATCAGATACAATCCTGCCGGCATCTCTTTGCCATTCACATCTTTAGCATCCCAATTAAATTCTTTTTTATTCTGTTCGAGTGTGGTTTGGAATACTTTTTGACCCTTCACATTATATATTTTTGCCGTAAGCACTTCTCCTGCCTTGGCATCTATGGCTACGGTTAGTTTATCGCGGAAAGGGTTGGGATAGATATTATCGATCCGTAATGAGGGAATCAACTCGGCGGTTGGGTCATCTGAGGAAGTGGGATTCCAAATTCTATTAACATATTCGGGATGGTCCACAAAGGGATTGCGATTTCCTTGAAAGCCGTGTAGGGCGTTATTTCTTGTTCTTTCTGCTTCATCCGGCGGATCGGCATAATGCCAAGTGATCATATTATCCAGCATATTCTCTCCTGCCTGGACAAGGGAATCGCCATAACGGGTATGAAAATATAGAATAGCCCGCGCAGTATTTCCTTGATATTGAGGATTTACCTGAAATACGGTTCGTTGCCAGTTGTTATTTCCTCTATAGCTCTGCAGCGGAGTATGGGAGTAATAAACGTTAGATGAGGCAGTGCTGGCAACATTGCCAAAGGGAAGATTTCCTCTGGAGGAGTTTACTTGCATCGTAGTTATAAATAGATGGTGCAGATCTGCCTTTTTGATGCTTGATTCCGAAGAGCTAAACCAGCTTTGGGCATAGGTATGCTCTGTATTGGGGCTTGTCTGTCCTGAATAC
Encoded here:
- a CDS encoding endonuclease, which gives rise to MNKSLKILTTLCLLLITFGLWADYYDSVQDLSGMNLYYALQDLISTNTYSSYDGAKVFLFQDLDNTNGQVTCVYTGEVYHINSSYSGQTSPNTEHTYAQSWFSSSESSIKKADLHHLFITTMQVNSSRGNLPFGNVASTASSNVYYSHTPLQSYRGNNNWQRTVFQVNPQYQGNTARAILYFHTRYGDSLVQAGENMLDNMITWHYADPPDEAERTRNNALHGFQGNRNPFVDHPEYVNRIWNPTSSDDPTAELIPSLRIDNIYPNPFRDKLTVAIDAKAGEVLTAKIYNVKGQKVFQTTLEQNKKEFNWDAKDVNGKEMPAGLYLIKVSSANASASTKVLLVK
- a CDS encoding Hsp20/alpha crystallin family protein, which codes for MKLVPYRKMNEVRPMSNMLSLFDDFFNRVFEEEGSDENFRAMAMDITEHDKEFSIQANLPGFKKDNVKISVHDNQLLIEAMCEDNKEEQKGTVYRCERYSGSYRRNLMLPENANISAINAKMEDGVLTLTIPKKEPTPKQEIVIK
- a CDS encoding T9SS type A sorting domain-containing protein encodes the protein SNWDTSMKPFTIISGIAVPTLLDPPNMAQETPTNPTFSWNTVPGATGYNFQLSDNPEFSATTINILNHPYNHYHASGLSPFSTYYWRVSGQSEIGSSVFSEIYQFTTGTISETPHIPQLSYPPNYSTNQPRNTELMWQASNLAEEYRVQLSSDPYFVNIIFERDNLVQNNVITPLLSAYTSFYWRVSAKNSYASSNFSSSFRFTTGDWSADEDELNQVPITSLQQNIPNPFNPTTTISFSVENPTQLASLKIYNSKGQLVRNLYQGIPGINKLSVYWDGKDNAGNDLSSGIYLYRLESSSNVLTRKMLLSK